The following is a genomic window from Desulfovibrio porci.
GTGGTCAGCTATCTGGGGCTTTCCCCCATCAAGAAAGCCATTTTCCGGACCTTGCTGCCCAATCCGCGGCTGTTCAACACCCTGATGAAACTGAGCTCGCCCTTCCAGGGCCTGTTCATCAAAAAAGACAATTCGCCGCAGAACACGGCCTGTGTGCCCATGTTCAAGGCTTTCATCGGCGAACGTCACATTCCCATGCTGGCCAAAAAGACGCTTTCGGCCAAAGTGGGTCCCCGCGACACCCCGGCCGGCAAAAGCGGCCTGAAGGTGGCCTTCTTCCCCGGCTGCATGGGCGACAAGATCTACACCGACATGTCCGAAGCCTGTCTGAAGGTTTTTGAACACCACGGCGTGGGCGTCTACATGCCTGACAATCAGGCCTGCTGCGGCATTCCGTCGCTGACTTCCGGCGATCTGAAGAGCTTCGGCAAACTGGCCGCCTACAATCTGGATCTGTTTGCGAAGAGCAAGTTCGACTACATCATCACGCCCTGCTCTTCCTGCACCGCCACCATCAAGGAACATTGGCAGAACGCTGAGGACCTCACCCCGGCGCAGCGCGCGTTTGCCCGTACGCTGGGCGAAAAAGCCATGGACATCAACGCCTTTGTGGTGGACGTGCTCAAAGTTACGCCGCCCGAGGGCGCGGGCCAGGGCAAGACCAAGGTCACGTATCACGAATCCTGCCACCTGATGAAATCCCTGCACGTCAGCAAACAGCCCAGGGATCTCGTCAAGATGAACAAGGACTACCAGCTTGTGCCCATGAAGGAAGCCGACCACTGCTGTGGCTGCGGCGGCACCTTCACCCTGACCCAACCCGAACTCTCCGCCAAGATCGGCCAGCGTAAACGCGACAATATCGTGGCCAGCGGCGCGGACGTGGTGGCTATGGGCTGCCCGGCCTGCATGATGCAGATCTCGGACATGCTCGCCCGCAACCACGACTCGGTCAAAGTCAAGCACACCATTGAAATCTACGCGGACTCCCTGTCCTAAAGCGATGCCGCTCCCCCCGGCGACGGGGGGAGCGGCCATGGCCTGATTTCAATCCCGGCCGCAAGGCCGGAACAGCACGAGCTGCCTGAAAAACCTTTCCGGCGGACCATGTTGCGACACCACGCCCGACTTTCGCAACACACCCGACATTGCGCGTCTGGCGCAACCTCTTCCCTCGACAGGCAAAGACCAGGAGGCAGCCCTATGAAACTGAACAAAACCGGTGAAGCCGGCGCGGCGGAAAGCGGCGACATTCTTGTGACCGTCGCCCCCTCCGAAGAGTCCGGCATCCAGATCGAACTGAGCGGCAAGTCCGTCATCCTCAAACAGTTCGGCAGACAGATCAGGGAACTGATCCGGAAGACCGCCGAGGAAAACGGCCTGGAAAACGCCCGGATCAGCGCCAAGGACAACGGCGCTCTTGACTGCACCATCAAAGCCAGAGTCCGCGCCGCCATCCAGCGGGCTGTTTAAAGGAGTCGCAGCATGAAAAGCATTTTGCTCATCAACGGCAACGACCCCAAAGCCCTGCTCAACTCCACTCTCTACGGCGCGGACGCTGTGGCCTATGACCTGCACGAAGCCGTGAGCGCCGATGACAAGGACGCCGCACGCCTGCTGCTGCAGGAAGCCCTGGCCTTCTTTGATTTTGGCGACTCAGGCGTTTTTGTGCGCGTGAACCCCATGGACGAAGGCGGCGGAGAAGACATCGCCGTGGCGGGCAAGGGAAAACCGCAAGCTTTTATTCTGCCGCGCGCCGATGCGCAAAGCCTGCCCCAGGCCGACGCGGCCATTGCCGCGCTGGAAGCCGCAAACGGTTTTGCCGCCGGGTCCGTCAAACTGATTCCCACTGTGGAATCCGTTGCCGCTCTGGAGAACATCAGCGCTCTGCTGTCGTCCTGCCCCAGAATCATGGCCGTGATCTTCAACGCCGGAAACTTTCTGAAGGATCTGGGCGTGGCCGAGACCGGCGACGCCGGCCAGATTCTCTACGCCCGCAGCAAGGTGGCCCTGGCCTGCCGCGCGGTCGGCATTCCGGCCATTGACCGGCCCTGGAACGATGTGAAGAACCGCGACGGCTTTGAGGCCGACGCCCGCAACGGCAGGGCCGTGGGCTTCAGCGGCAAGCTGGCTGTCAGCGGCGGCCAGGTGCCGCCGATCAACGAAATTTTCGCCTGACCCGGCCCTCCCGGCGGGTCTGGAGCGTTTCATGCCTGAGATGCCCGCTTGCCGACAGGCAACGCCCGCCGACTCGCATTGTGCGGCAAAAATGTGCAGGCAAAACTCCTTGCAGGGCCGATGACGCTTTTCATGCGAGAACCGCCCCAAGCCCGCCGCACGAAGCCTTGCCGACGCCCCGGGCAGCACACAGTTAAGGAAGATGAGGGAAAAAGACATGAAAAACATCCTCGGCCGTGAAATCCCCGAATATATCGAGGGCTATGGTCAGGTAAGGCCATATAAAGGCGCCTACGCCAGCATCGACCCCAGAACCAGAACCACCATCACCCGCCGCTCGATCAAGCCCGGCAACAAGCTGGAGCCCGGCGACGCCAAGCTGCTGGCCTCCATTGAGGAAGCCGTGGAAAAAACGGGCCTCAAGGACGGCATGACCGTGTCCTTTCACCACCATCTGCGCAATGGCGACTACGTCACCAACATGGTTATGAAAGTCATTGCGGACAAGGGCATCAAGGACATTCACGTGGCGGCCACCGGCATTTTCGCCTGTCACGAGCCCCTGGTGGAATACATCAAATCCGGCGTCATCACCGGCATTTCCGTCAACTACATTTCACCCGGCCCGGTGGCCAAGGCCATCACCAAGGGCCTGCTGTCCAAACCGGCGGTCTTCCGCAGCCACGGCGGCCGCCCGCGCGCCGTGGAGGCCGGCGACCTGCATGTGGACGTGGCCTTCATCGCCGCGCCCTGCTGCGACCATTACGGCAATATCAACGGCACCCACGGCAAATCGGCCTGCGGCGTGCTCTCCTATATCTATCCCGACGCCCAGTACGCCGACCAAGTGGTGGCCGTGACGGACAATCTGGTGCCCTACCCGGCCTGCCCCATTGAAATCACTCAGGATTTCGTGGACTACGTGGTGACCGTGGATTCCATCGGCGATCCCAACGGCATTGTCTCCGGCACCACCAAGGTCACCTCCGACCCCATCGGCCTGAAAATCGCGGCGGCGGCAGCCGAGCTCATCGACGAGACCGGCTACATCAAGGAAGGCATGTCCTGCCAGACCGGCGCGGGCGGCACCTCCCTGGCCGTGGCCGCCGAGATCAAAAAACGCATGCAGGCCAAGGGCGTAGTGGGCTCCTTCGGCGCGGGCGGCATCACCGCCTACTTTGTGGAAATGCTCAACGAAGGCCTGTTCCGCGCGCTCTTCGACGTGCAGGACTTCGACCTGGTTTCCGTGGCTTCGGCGGGCAGCAATCCCAAGCACATGGCCATGAGCGGTTCGCTTTACGGCAACCCGCACAACTGCGGCCCGGTGGTCAACAATCTGGACATCATGATCCTTGGCGCCACGGAAATCGACACGGACTTCAACGTCAACGTGGTCACCGGCTCGGACGGCACCATCATGGGCGCTTCCGGCGGGCACAACGACACGGCGGCGGGCAGCAAGATCTCCATTGTGGTCACCAACCTGCTCAAGGGCCGCCTCTGCGTGCTGCGCGACAAGGTGACCACCGTGACCAGCCCCGGCGAAACCATCGACGCGCTGGTCACGGACCGGGGCATCGCCATCAACCCCCGCCGGACCGACCTGCTGGAAAAACTGAAGAATTCCAAGCTGCCCATCATGGACATCAACACACTCAAGGAAATCGGCGACAAACTGGCCGGAAAACCCGACCCCATCGAATTCACCGACAGGATTGTGGGCGTGGTGGAATACCGCGACGGCACGGTCATTGACGTGGTCAGGCAGCCCAAATAACGCCGCCGACAAGAGATAACGACATTAAACCGCCGTGCGGTTCAATGTCGGCGTGGTCGAGCTGAGGTTGGAGCTTCCCTCGCCGCGTAGCCCCGGCATAACCGTTATCCCGCGGATATGCCGGGGCTTTTTCGCGCCTGAGGCTGCCGACTTTGGCGACAGCCTCGAAAATAGGGAGCAGGTCGCAGCTATGCTGCGCTGTTAGAGCAAGTTTACTTTAAAATTGCTCACAGAGTCGAGCAAAGTGAGACTCATCTCTGCTCTCTTCATCCGTAACTCGCTTCGCTCGAACGGCTGAAGGCGCCGCGACGCCGGAGTAGCCGCAATTCACTCGCGGCGTGCAGCTCCGGCGGAGACGTGAAACTTATGGGTTAGAACATCGTGTCCCGCTCATGTATAATCTTAAAGTTAATTCGCTCCAGTTGGCCAAAGGCGCTCCGAAGGGGCATTTCCCTTGGCGCAGAGCAGCGACAGCTTTTCGTGTCTTTCCGCTCGGCTGCTCTGCCGCCGTTAGCGGCGCAAACCGCGCGAAGCGGGATTTGTCATCCGTCTGGCGCGCGCTTTCAGCTTATTTGGCCTCTGAGGCAGCGGCCGCGCGGGCCTGCGGGCTCATGTGGCAGGGACGGCAGCCTTTGAAATTGGGATATTTGCCTGCCAGTTTTCGGTGACAGCCGTAACAGGAACGGTCCGTATCCGGGGAATGGTAGGCCATGAACAGGCTCATGGGATCGCGTTCGCGCGCGCCCTTGATGGAATGGCAGTCCTCGTTGGTACAGGAGGCGTAGCGGTTTCCCGGCAGCCCTTCATGGTGGCAGGTGCGGCATTTGACATCCTTGTGCGAGGAATGCCTGAACATGACGTACATGCGCTTGGAGGTGCCGTCATTGAGTTCAATGGGTTTCTTGATAGTGTTCAGATTTCCCCGTGTCTCCTGGGCCTGCGCCTGCACGGCGCACAGCAGGGAAAGCACGAACAGGGCAACAACGAAATATCTCATGAAGACGCTCCTGTTAAAAAAGATTCCAGAAGGAAGCTTTGAGCGGGCCCAACCCTTTGCGCGCCGCGACCATGTCCAAGTGTAGCATGCCCAGGGCCATGGCGTCCATGTCCGGAATCGCGTCGTTCTCGCGCAGGTCGAGCGTGGGGCAGTAGGTTTTGCAGCTGGTGCACCAGTCCAGGCGCTCTCCCCGGGCCGCCCCGCTTTCGCGCAGAATTTCCATGACGCCGTTGCCGTCCTTCCCGCAGGAGGGGCAGGCGCCCCGCCGGAATTTCCAGTTTGTGCCGCACAGCGAACAGTAGAGATGCTTTTTTCCGCCGCCGCCGGAAAGAAAGGCGTTTTTCTCTTCAAAAAACGGTTTGTCCAGCCAGCCGATAACCGGGAAAGAGCCGCAGACCGGGCAATAACCCTGCCGCCACGCGCCCTCTTCGTCCCAGGGCGCGGCGTTCCGTTCTTCCCGCTCAACCTGTCCGGTTTGGACGGCACGCGCGGCCAGGGCACGCAGGGGCGGTGAAAGAATAAATTCCGCTGCGAATTCCAGCAGTTCCGGGACCAGACCGGCCTCATCCGCGAGATTCCGGAACGCCGGGGCATCGCCGCTCAGCATAGCCCGGGCCAGGGCGTCGCGCCGGTCCGGCTCAGAATCCGGCCCCAATACCGGCGGAGCCAGAAAAAAAGCCTCCAGCGCGGTTCTCTGAGAGGCCAGGCTTTCCTGGGCGCAAAGCAGGGGCAGCAGCCTTTCCGCGGCCGTGCGCACGCTGATGCACAATCCCGTCAGGGGAGCGCCCGCCAGCAGGCTCAAGCCCCGCGCGGCCCGCTCTGTCTGCCATTCCGGCGGGCACGGTCCTCCGGCGGCCGCCGGATTTGTCCATGCCGCCGTCAGTTCGCCGGCCAGAGCCGAACGGGCTGCCAGTAGGTCTTCAAAAGCACGCAACACAGGTTCCAACACAGGACGGCGCGTAACGACGTCCGCCAGGGTTTGCGCCACGCTCTGACAAGATAGGACCATGTCCGCTCCCCATTGCGCGGAGGACGCGCCTCCGTCCGAAAAGTGAACACGGCGCGCGGACTTGTTCCGCGCGCCGTGTGGTTCCGCTCTATATGAAGGCGGCGTTTTCGTGATAGTATTCCTTTTCTTCCGCCAACAGATAAATGACACTCACGTCTTCCGCATCCACAAGGTGCGCCTTGGGAAAGCGCTCTTTGGCGACGGCCAGACGCTGTTGCGCCACGGCCAGCAGAGCCTCGCGCTCGTCAAAGACCATGGCCCCGGTGGGACAGGTTTTGACGCAGATGGGCGGCAGCCCGGCCTCCAGCCGGTCAATGCACATGTCACACTTGGCGATGCGCCTGGTCGCGGCGTCATAGCGCGGGATATTGTACGGGCAGGCCTCGGTGACGGCGCGCGCATCCTCGGCGCTGAGTTTGGCGCTTTTTTCCGTGGCCAGCACCGCACCGGTTTTGGCGTCCTTGACCAGCGCGCCGGGCACGGTCATGTCCGCCACGTCCACGCACACGGGCGACAGGCAATGACGGCACTGATCCGGAAAGAAATTCCAGACCACGTCGCCCGCCGCGTTGAGATGCTCGTGGAAACGCACTATTTTATAGTTGTTGGGGTTGAGATCCGGGGGATTCTGGTGTGTGCCGCGCTGCTTTGTGGCGTTGGCCGGAAGATCGTGCCATTCCTTGCAGGCCAGCTGGCAGCCGCGACATGCCGTACACCGCGTGGTGTCGATCAAAAAGGTTTTCGGCATAGCAATGCTCCTTGCGTGGGCGCGCCCCTGCGGACACGCCCGTCCGGTCAGGCTATTTCTGTCAGCTTGTCGGCCTTGCGCACGTTCACGCAACAGGCCTTGGCCTCAGGGATGGTCGTGTTCGGATCATAGGCCGTCACGGTCAGGCGGTTGGTGGCGTCGCCGCATTTTGGCGTGGTCCAGCCGAAGGCGAAGGGCATGCCCACCAGATGGACGG
Proteins encoded in this region:
- a CDS encoding (Fe-S)-binding protein, translated to MNDLTRLANSLMALDDKLVSCMKCGFCQAFCPVFDETGEEGDVTRGKIALVENLAHLVIQDPEAVYERLSRCLLCGGCNFSCPAGAPTMEIFLEARAIVVSYLGLSPIKKAIFRTLLPNPRLFNTLMKLSSPFQGLFIKKDNSPQNTACVPMFKAFIGERHIPMLAKKTLSAKVGPRDTPAGKSGLKVAFFPGCMGDKIYTDMSEACLKVFEHHGVGVYMPDNQACCGIPSLTSGDLKSFGKLAAYNLDLFAKSKFDYIITPCSSCTATIKEHWQNAEDLTPAQRAFARTLGEKAMDINAFVVDVLKVTPPEGAGQGKTKVTYHESCHLMKSLHVSKQPRDLVKMNKDYQLVPMKEADHCCGCGGTFTLTQPELSAKIGQRKRDNIVASGADVVAMGCPACMMQISDMLARNHDSVKVKHTIEIYADSLS
- the citD gene encoding citrate lyase acyl carrier protein; protein product: MKLNKTGEAGAAESGDILVTVAPSEESGIQIELSGKSVILKQFGRQIRELIRKTAEENGLENARISAKDNGALDCTIKARVRAAIQRAV
- a CDS encoding HpcH/HpaI aldolase/citrate lyase family protein — its product is MKSILLINGNDPKALLNSTLYGADAVAYDLHEAVSADDKDAARLLLQEALAFFDFGDSGVFVRVNPMDEGGGEDIAVAGKGKPQAFILPRADAQSLPQADAAIAALEAANGFAAGSVKLIPTVESVAALENISALLSSCPRIMAVIFNAGNFLKDLGVAETGDAGQILYARSKVALACRAVGIPAIDRPWNDVKNRDGFEADARNGRAVGFSGKLAVSGGQVPPINEIFA
- the citF gene encoding citrate lyase subunit alpha, with translation MKNILGREIPEYIEGYGQVRPYKGAYASIDPRTRTTITRRSIKPGNKLEPGDAKLLASIEEAVEKTGLKDGMTVSFHHHLRNGDYVTNMVMKVIADKGIKDIHVAATGIFACHEPLVEYIKSGVITGISVNYISPGPVAKAITKGLLSKPAVFRSHGGRPRAVEAGDLHVDVAFIAAPCCDHYGNINGTHGKSACGVLSYIYPDAQYADQVVAVTDNLVPYPACPIEITQDFVDYVVTVDSIGDPNGIVSGTTKVTSDPIGLKIAAAAAELIDETGYIKEGMSCQTGAGGTSLAVAAEIKKRMQAKGVVGSFGAGGITAYFVEMLNEGLFRALFDVQDFDLVSVASAGSNPKHMAMSGSLYGNPHNCGPVVNNLDIMILGATEIDTDFNVNVVTGSDGTIMGASGGHNDTAAGSKISIVVTNLLKGRLCVLRDKVTTVTSPGETIDALVTDRGIAINPRRTDLLEKLKNSKLPIMDINTLKEIGDKLAGKPDPIEFTDRIVGVVEYRDGTVIDVVRQPK
- a CDS encoding cytochrome c3 family protein, giving the protein MRYFVVALFVLSLLCAVQAQAQETRGNLNTIKKPIELNDGTSKRMYVMFRHSSHKDVKCRTCHHEGLPGNRYASCTNEDCHSIKGARERDPMSLFMAYHSPDTDRSCYGCHRKLAGKYPNFKGCRPCHMSPQARAAAASEAK
- a CDS encoding formate dehydrogenase accessory protein FdhE — its product is MVLSCQSVAQTLADVVTRRPVLEPVLRAFEDLLAARSALAGELTAAWTNPAAAGGPCPPEWQTERAARGLSLLAGAPLTGLCISVRTAAERLLPLLCAQESLASQRTALEAFFLAPPVLGPDSEPDRRDALARAMLSGDAPAFRNLADEAGLVPELLEFAAEFILSPPLRALAARAVQTGQVEREERNAAPWDEEGAWRQGYCPVCGSFPVIGWLDKPFFEEKNAFLSGGGGKKHLYCSLCGTNWKFRRGACPSCGKDGNGVMEILRESGAARGERLDWCTSCKTYCPTLDLRENDAIPDMDAMALGMLHLDMVAARKGLGPLKASFWNLF
- a CDS encoding 4Fe-4S dicluster domain-containing protein, translated to MPKTFLIDTTRCTACRGCQLACKEWHDLPANATKQRGTHQNPPDLNPNNYKIVRFHEHLNAAGDVVWNFFPDQCRHCLSPVCVDVADMTVPGALVKDAKTGAVLATEKSAKLSAEDARAVTEACPYNIPRYDAATRRIAKCDMCIDRLEAGLPPICVKTCPTGAMVFDEREALLAVAQQRLAVAKERFPKAHLVDAEDVSVIYLLAEEKEYYHENAAFI